One part of the Mangrovibacillus cuniculi genome encodes these proteins:
- a CDS encoding ABC transporter permease: protein MSEEKVLIQKYAAYKKQLVKENRIVRSYQLALFVLFFSIWEIASKNLWIDPLIFSSPSTVIKLGMDKVNDGSLLVHAGATIFETILGFILGTALGVFIATALWWSPLVAKVADPYLVVLNAMPKVALGPILIVILGPSFSSIIAMGAIISIIITAIVMFTAFKDVDQNYLKVMYTFRASKKHIYRHVIFPATIPTLISTIKVNVGLSWVGVIVGEFLVSKQGLGYLIIYGFQVFNFSLVWLALLMIAIMATFMYQLVAYFERKISK, encoded by the coding sequence TTGAGTGAAGAAAAGGTATTAATCCAAAAGTACGCAGCCTATAAAAAGCAACTCGTAAAAGAGAATCGGATTGTACGAAGCTATCAACTAGCATTATTTGTTTTATTCTTCTCCATATGGGAGATTGCCAGTAAAAATTTATGGATTGATCCCCTGATTTTTAGTTCACCATCTACCGTCATAAAACTTGGGATGGATAAAGTAAATGATGGCAGTTTACTAGTACATGCAGGAGCAACGATTTTCGAAACAATTTTAGGGTTTATTCTAGGTACCGCACTGGGAGTATTTATCGCAACGGCTTTGTGGTGGAGTCCACTCGTTGCTAAAGTGGCAGACCCTTACCTAGTTGTTTTAAATGCCATGCCCAAAGTTGCTCTTGGTCCTATACTAATTGTCATTCTCGGTCCTTCTTTTAGCTCCATTATCGCCATGGGGGCCATTATTTCAATCATCATCACTGCTATTGTAATGTTCACTGCATTTAAAGATGTCGATCAAAATTATTTAAAAGTAATGTACACATTTAGAGCCTCTAAGAAGCACATTTATCGTCATGTCATCTTTCCTGCAACAATACCAACTTTAATCTCAACAATTAAAGTAAATGTAGGTTTGTCTTGGGTAGGAGTTATTGTTGGAGAATTCTTAGTATCCAAACAAGGCTTGGGATATTTAATCATTTACGGTTTCCAAGTCTTCAATTTTTCCCTAGTATGGCTTGCCTTATTAATGATAGCCATCATGGCAACGTTCATGTACCAGTTGGTAGCTTATTTTGAACGCAAAATAAGTAAGTAA
- a CDS encoding NUDIX domain-containing protein has translation MKTFKDAHGQLVEFTTGDCFASDSIKHVIVIPKLTHGLLMTDHPKRGIEFPGGKVEEGESLEEAAKREVFEETGANIRDLAILGHYRVYVDDSRFFTKRIYVAKVSNICSDVGYLETSGPIFHSLSISFEDDRYSFLMRDGVMKEAMNFIKISKK, from the coding sequence ATGAAAACCTTTAAAGATGCTCACGGGCAACTAGTGGAATTTACAACAGGTGATTGCTTTGCTTCTGATAGTATAAAGCATGTCATTGTTATTCCCAAACTAACTCATGGTCTTTTGATGACTGATCATCCTAAGAGAGGCATTGAGTTTCCAGGTGGAAAAGTAGAAGAAGGAGAATCCCTAGAAGAGGCTGCAAAAAGAGAAGTGTTTGAGGAAACGGGAGCAAATATTCGTGATCTAGCTATACTTGGGCATTACCGAGTGTATGTAGATGATTCTCGATTTTTCACTAAAAGAATTTATGTTGCAAAAGTTTCTAACATTTGTTCCGATGTAGGTTATTTAGAGACAAGTGGACCTATATTTCATTCACTTTCCATCTCATTTGAGGATGATCGATACAGCTTTTTAATGCGCGATGGCGTGATGAAAGAAGCCATGAATTTCATAAAAATATCTAAAAAGTAG
- a CDS encoding hydrolase produces MTNEKHTYYVCLARGQIMRTKDDSTWEYEIQATDEEIVRLREIFDSNYSSDWQGFFRAHVPYLQYHYDRENDANDANMYRIYEILHELGTPDAKKFIEEQGFLQHKPESLEHDPNQEETT; encoded by the coding sequence ATGACTAATGAAAAGCATACCTATTACGTTTGTTTAGCTAGAGGACAAATCATGCGAACAAAAGATGATTCTACTTGGGAGTATGAAATTCAAGCTACAGATGAAGAAATCGTTCGTTTAAGAGAAATATTTGATAGTAATTATTCATCTGATTGGCAAGGATTTTTTCGGGCGCATGTGCCGTATCTACAATATCATTATGATCGAGAGAATGATGCAAATGACGCCAACATGTACCGTATTTATGAAATACTGCATGAGCTTGGTACACCTGACGCGAAAAAGTTTATTGAGGAACAAGGGTTTCTCCAACATAAACCAGAGAGTTTGGAACACGATCCCAATCAAGAAGAAACCACTTAA
- a CDS encoding phage holin family protein encodes MNRLNMGVGFLSVVGGVGYSLFGEWSMLLTLLTVLVVTDYISGIIAAALSGTLSSKVGLRGIAKKILIFAFVAIAYLLDGIMGNNQIIRDVTIVFYICNEFISLTENAGNIGLPVPPIVKETIASLRSKEKSDK; translated from the coding sequence TTGAATCGATTAAATATGGGGGTAGGTTTCCTTTCTGTTGTTGGTGGTGTTGGCTATTCTCTTTTTGGTGAGTGGAGTATGTTACTAACTTTGCTTACTGTTTTAGTTGTTACAGATTATATTAGTGGTATTATCGCAGCCGCTCTTTCAGGAACTTTATCGAGCAAGGTAGGCTTAAGAGGGATTGCTAAGAAGATATTAATTTTTGCTTTTGTCGCTATAGCTTATTTATTAGATGGAATTATGGGTAATAACCAAATCATCCGGGATGTTACTATTGTGTTTTATATATGTAATGAGTTTATATCTTTAACAGAGAATGCAGGGAATATAGGTTTACCCGTTCCACCAATTGTAAAAGAGACCATTGCTTCCCTAAGGTCAAAAGAAAAGTCAGATAAGTAA
- the yidD gene encoding membrane protein insertion efficiency factor YidD → MKKIIVFIFRFYQKVLSPLKPPTCRFYPTCSHYGVEAVQRFGALKGTWLTIKRIGKCHPFHPGGIDPVPEKKES, encoded by the coding sequence ATGAAAAAAATAATTGTCTTTATTTTTCGTTTTTATCAAAAAGTACTATCTCCATTGAAGCCGCCCACTTGTCGCTTTTACCCAACATGTTCTCATTATGGAGTGGAAGCGGTACAAAGATTTGGCGCTTTGAAAGGTACATGGTTGACCATTAAGCGAATAGGAAAATGTCACCCTTTTCATCCTGGAGGCATTGATCCTGTTCCTGAAAAGAAAGAAAGTTAA
- a CDS encoding S-ribosylhomocysteine lyase: MPSVESFELDHNAVVAPYVRHCGVHKVGTDGVVNKFDIRFSQPNKQAMKPDAIHTLEHLLAFNIRKYSERYDHFDIIDISPMGCQTGFYLVVSGSPTVEEIIDVLEDTMKDAVTIEEIPAANEKQCGQAKLHDLEGAKRLMNFWLSQDKESLSKVFG; the protein is encoded by the coding sequence ATGCCTTCAGTAGAAAGCTTTGAACTAGATCATAATGCCGTTGTTGCACCTTATGTACGCCACTGTGGTGTTCACAAAGTAGGAACAGACGGAGTGGTAAATAAATTTGATATCCGTTTTTCTCAACCAAACAAACAAGCGATGAAGCCAGATGCGATCCACACGCTTGAACATCTATTAGCGTTTAATATCCGAAAGTATTCCGAGCGTTACGATCATTTTGATATTATCGATATTTCTCCAATGGGTTGTCAAACTGGTTTCTACTTAGTAGTTAGCGGTTCTCCAACAGTGGAAGAAATTATTGATGTATTAGAAGATACAATGAAAGATGCTGTTACAATCGAAGAGATTCCAGCAGCTAACGAAAAGCAATGTGGTCAAGCAAAACTACATGACCTAGAAGGTGCTAAGCGACTTATGAACTTCTGGTTATCACAAGATAAAGAATCTTTATCAAAAGTATTTGGATAA
- the ytzI gene encoding YtzI protein — protein sequence MLTLVMIFSIIIVFVIILVSVLTTSKAYSYRHTVDPVKTLDEVEEENKKGNH from the coding sequence ATGCTAACGTTGGTGATGATTTTTTCTATTATTATTGTGTTTGTCATTATACTTGTAAGTGTACTTACTACTTCTAAGGCTTATTCTTATCGTCATACAGTTGATCCTGTCAAAACGCTAGATGAGGTAGAAGAAGAAAACAAAAAAGGGAACCACTAA
- a CDS encoding Dps family protein, which translates to MSVKLHNAVNKQVANFTVLFTKLHNYHWFVKGSNFFVLHEKFEQFYNEAATHIDELAERLLALEGKPVATMKESLELATVQEAEGGETAEQMVDSLANDFGTMINELKEGMELAAEVGDETTGDMLLAIHQQLEKHVWMLKSFLNK; encoded by the coding sequence ATGTCTGTCAAATTACACAACGCTGTAAACAAACAAGTTGCCAACTTCACAGTATTATTTACAAAGTTACATAACTATCATTGGTTTGTAAAAGGATCAAACTTCTTTGTTCTACACGAAAAGTTTGAACAGTTCTATAATGAGGCAGCTACACATATCGACGAGCTTGCTGAGCGTTTGTTAGCATTAGAAGGAAAACCTGTTGCTACCATGAAAGAATCATTGGAATTAGCAACAGTGCAAGAAGCAGAAGGTGGGGAAACTGCTGAACAAATGGTTGATTCATTAGCAAATGACTTTGGCACAATGATTAATGAGCTAAAAGAAGGCATGGAATTAGCTGCAGAAGTTGGAGATGAGACAACTGGTGATATGCTTCTAGCTATCCATCAACAGTTAGAAAAGCATGTATGGATGCTAAAATCTTTCTTAAATAAATGA
- a CDS encoding putative motility protein, with translation MSVSALMGKQVAELQQTVSLSLMKSQMATQTAHATVMMEQLTASTPAPHPFKGGTVDVKA, from the coding sequence TTGAGTGTATCTGCATTAATGGGTAAACAAGTAGCCGAATTACAACAGACTGTTTCGCTTAGCTTAATGAAAAGTCAGATGGCCACGCAAACTGCTCACGCAACGGTAATGATGGAACAATTAACAGCATCCACGCCAGCTCCACATCCATTTAAAGGTGGGACGGTAGATGTTAAAGCTTAA
- a CDS encoding cytochrome ubiquinol oxidase subunit I, translating into MDDLVIARSLFGTTMGFHIIFATLGVGIPLMILAAELLYQKTKDEDYAVMGKRWTKAFAVLLGVGIPTGTIAGVQLSLLWPGFMEFVGRVMALPFQIEIYAFFVEALFMSIYVYAAHRLSPWMRIVSVTLVALGGLASAVLITNVHAWEGTPTGFRIVNGEIVDVDPWAAFFNPSFFATAGHVALTAYTTGAFVIASVAAFKMLRAEFGSRIYKFHRKALMLGLLLGGFFSFFSSINGHETAQQLHEYQPEKLAAAEGLFETQAYAPLAIGGFTDRETREVKYGIEIPWALSFLAGNSFDTVVKGLNDFPEEYWPPLFVHTLFNAMVGIGSLLILLALMALFWNKFLKKPEFPKWMLGLFVTAGPLAVLAIEFGWIFACTGRQPWTIYRVLSTADSVTSASNLTTLFVLFAAVYVVLGVAVVLVMLYYFKRHPVEEDLYRADEPGVPLY; encoded by the coding sequence ATGGATGATTTAGTCATTGCACGGTCATTATTTGGTACCACCATGGGTTTCCATATCATATTCGCTACCCTTGGCGTAGGAATTCCATTAATGATTTTGGCAGCAGAATTACTTTATCAAAAAACGAAAGATGAAGACTATGCGGTAATGGGTAAAAGATGGACCAAAGCTTTTGCCGTCCTTCTAGGAGTTGGTATTCCTACTGGAACGATAGCTGGTGTTCAGCTTTCTCTACTTTGGCCAGGATTCATGGAGTTCGTTGGTCGAGTGATGGCTCTACCTTTTCAAATCGAAATTTATGCTTTCTTCGTTGAAGCACTTTTTATGTCTATCTACGTTTACGCTGCACACAGACTAAGCCCATGGATGCGAATTGTCAGCGTAACACTTGTAGCATTAGGCGGTTTAGCTTCCGCTGTTTTAATTACCAATGTGCATGCATGGGAAGGAACTCCAACTGGTTTCCGGATCGTTAACGGTGAAATTGTGGACGTGGACCCTTGGGCAGCTTTCTTTAACCCATCGTTTTTTGCAACTGCTGGACATGTCGCTCTAACTGCGTATACAACAGGTGCGTTTGTTATCGCTTCTGTTGCTGCGTTTAAGATGTTACGAGCTGAATTTGGCAGTCGTATTTATAAATTCCACCGTAAAGCTCTCATGTTAGGGCTATTACTTGGAGGATTCTTTTCGTTCTTTTCATCAATAAACGGTCACGAGACAGCACAGCAATTGCATGAATACCAACCAGAGAAACTAGCAGCAGCAGAAGGTTTATTCGAAACACAAGCCTACGCTCCTCTTGCAATCGGAGGATTTACTGACCGAGAAACACGAGAAGTAAAGTATGGAATTGAAATCCCATGGGCATTGAGTTTCTTAGCTGGAAATAGCTTCGACACGGTCGTAAAAGGATTGAATGACTTTCCTGAAGAATATTGGCCACCTTTATTTGTTCATACCCTGTTCAACGCGATGGTTGGAATTGGATCCTTACTAATTCTGTTAGCACTTATGGCACTATTTTGGAACAAGTTCCTCAAGAAACCCGAATTCCCTAAATGGATGTTAGGATTATTTGTTACTGCTGGACCGCTCGCAGTTCTTGCCATTGAATTTGGTTGGATATTTGCCTGTACAGGTAGACAACCATGGACGATTTATCGCGTATTGTCTACTGCAGATTCCGTAACATCCGCTTCAAACCTAACAACATTATTCGTCTTGTTTGCAGCAGTTTATGTGGTACTAGGGGTTGCGGTTGTGTTAGTAATGCTTTACTACTTTAAACGCCATCCAGTCGAAGAAGATTTATATCGTGCTGATGAACCTGGAGTGCCACTTTATTAA
- a CDS encoding cytochrome d ubiquinol oxidase subunit II codes for MSEQLIAVTILWGFVFIYAVMATMDFGAGFWSMIYLNKEQTKATNIANRYLSPTWEVTNTFIVAIVVAIYSFFPGAAFTLGTILLIPGSIILLLLAIRSGFMVFSHVADDYRVALTYISGITGLLIPGFLIAVLPISHGGFVELESAAPSLDLQALFTSPHVYSFIGFAISSTLFLSSLLLADYSKTAGEPNAYKVYRRDSIILGPISLVMAVLIMLTMRNEANWLYTNMMEQLPLLLLSVAFFVIGGLAIFVFKDRHGMKGVPRIAVIAVTIQYLLASYVYGRAHLPYFIYPSFTIEDGFTDSASFQAVFITYIVGFLILFPGFFYFWRIFMKDSHVREDTQTE; via the coding sequence ATGTCTGAGCAGTTAATTGCCGTCACGATACTTTGGGGATTTGTGTTTATCTACGCAGTTATGGCTACGATGGATTTCGGAGCTGGATTTTGGTCAATGATTTATTTGAACAAAGAACAAACGAAAGCCACTAACATTGCCAATAGATATCTATCTCCTACATGGGAAGTGACAAACACATTTATTGTGGCGATTGTTGTTGCTATTTATAGTTTTTTTCCTGGAGCGGCGTTTACCTTAGGAACCATATTACTTATCCCAGGTAGTATTATCCTACTTTTATTAGCCATTCGAAGTGGCTTTATGGTATTCAGTCACGTTGCAGATGATTATCGTGTTGCATTAACGTATATATCAGGAATTACAGGTCTATTAATTCCAGGATTTCTTATCGCAGTTCTTCCAATTTCACACGGAGGATTTGTCGAGTTAGAGTCAGCAGCACCAAGCCTAGATTTACAAGCTTTATTTACAAGCCCACATGTTTACTCTTTTATTGGTTTTGCGATTAGTTCAACACTTTTCTTATCATCATTACTGTTAGCTGATTATTCTAAAACCGCTGGTGAACCTAATGCATACAAAGTTTATCGAAGAGATTCCATTATTCTAGGGCCTATTTCTTTAGTCATGGCTGTTCTAATTATGCTAACCATGAGAAATGAAGCTAATTGGTTGTACACAAATATGATGGAACAACTGCCTCTATTATTATTATCAGTGGCGTTTTTCGTTATTGGAGGTTTAGCGATTTTTGTCTTTAAAGATCGTCACGGCATGAAGGGTGTCCCTAGAATAGCTGTTATTGCCGTTACCATTCAATATTTATTGGCAAGTTACGTATACGGAAGAGCACATCTTCCTTACTTTATTTATCCATCTTTCACCATTGAGGACGGATTTACTGATTCTGCTTCCTTCCAAGCAGTATTCATTACGTACATTGTAGGATTTTTAATTCTGTTCCCTGGATTCTTCTACTTTTGGAGAATTTTTATGAAAGATTCTCACGTTCGAGAAGATACCCAAACCGAATAA
- a CDS encoding DUF1540 domain-containing protein — MAQDVLCEVSNCTHWKNGNHCGADQIYVVSHSGKIADDQHETDCNTFKPKH, encoded by the coding sequence ATGGCACAAGACGTATTATGCGAAGTTAGCAATTGTACCCACTGGAAAAACGGAAACCACTGTGGGGCTGATCAAATCTACGTAGTAAGTCACAGTGGAAAAATCGCTGACGACCAGCACGAAACAGACTGTAATACATTTAAACCTAAACACTAA
- the menC gene encoding o-succinylbenzoate synthase: protein MIGKIIKATLNVIEMPLKRPFSTHLQSLHSRKGILLELQTEDGVIGLGEAVAFESPWYTEETVETEIHALQQWLLPIIIDQTFDQPIDAYIKMSNVRRNYMSKAAIDMALWDIYAKVKQMNLADLIGSKKKEMYVGAVLATSSFAMMKNRAEELYRDGYTRFKVKIDGKETFEQIKELKRNYPNIAFMVDANGAFTLDDMDLLKEIDKEGFLLIEQPFAVDDLVEHSLLQRTISTPVCLDESITSIQELKTAHALGAIKALNVKVGRVGGLTPALEMIEYCREHGIEVWCGGMIEFGVSRAVNVALASREEFDIPGDIVASDVYWEHDVVTDPVKVKDGKVHRYTKAGIGVELDYDFVKTVTIKTITM from the coding sequence TTGATTGGGAAAATAATTAAAGCTACACTCAATGTGATAGAAATGCCTTTAAAGAGACCTTTTTCTACTCACTTACAATCTTTACATTCGCGAAAAGGTATATTACTAGAACTTCAAACGGAAGATGGAGTGATTGGCTTAGGGGAAGCTGTTGCATTTGAATCGCCCTGGTATACAGAAGAAACGGTGGAAACAGAAATCCACGCCCTCCAACAATGGCTATTACCAATTATTATTGATCAAACGTTTGATCAACCAATAGACGCTTATATAAAGATGTCTAATGTAAGACGAAATTATATGTCAAAAGCCGCTATAGATATGGCTTTGTGGGATATTTATGCGAAGGTCAAACAAATGAATTTAGCTGATCTAATTGGTAGTAAGAAGAAAGAGATGTATGTAGGTGCCGTTTTGGCAACGTCTTCCTTTGCCATGATGAAAAATAGGGCTGAAGAGCTTTATCGTGATGGGTATACTCGATTTAAGGTGAAAATAGACGGTAAAGAGACGTTTGAACAGATAAAGGAATTGAAAAGAAATTATCCTAATATTGCTTTTATGGTTGATGCAAATGGAGCTTTTACTCTAGATGATATGGACCTTCTAAAGGAAATAGATAAAGAAGGATTCTTATTAATTGAACAACCTTTTGCTGTAGATGACCTAGTGGAGCATTCCTTGTTACAAAGGACTATCTCTACACCAGTTTGTCTTGATGAGAGTATTACATCTATTCAAGAGTTAAAAACTGCTCATGCTTTAGGAGCGATAAAAGCTCTAAATGTAAAGGTTGGCAGAGTAGGTGGATTAACTCCTGCATTAGAAATGATAGAGTATTGTAGAGAGCACGGCATTGAAGTTTGGTGTGGTGGAATGATCGAATTTGGGGTGTCTAGGGCTGTTAATGTTGCTTTAGCATCAAGAGAAGAATTTGACATCCCAGGTGATATCGTTGCCTCTGATGTATATTGGGAGCATGATGTTGTGACTGATCCTGTAAAAGTAAAAGACGGCAAAGTTCATAGATATACTAAAGCAGGCATAGGCGTTGAATTAGATTATGACTTCGTAAAGACAGTGACAATCAAGACTATCACCATGTAA
- the menE gene encoding o-succinylbenzoate--CoA ligase: MIPNLLKTRARLSGEKVMMHLPRGDSLSFKEVDKKTEQVAKVLNGAGIKEGDRVSVHLSNKPETVIILLALQAVKAIAHCVNTRLSPEEIIYQVKDCSAALFISDSLELMNEVRSITKTLEVGHIFNSENHIFMSDNDQRSFEWDDTCSIMYTSGTTGKPKGVIQSYGNHYHSATASSIHLSIINQDCWYCAVPIFHVSGFSIIVRSLVTGCSFYLAETYNQEELCTLIQQEQVTIASVVTVMLLRFHEQWNLTTIPTTFKGFLVGGGPVPKWLLQELTEKGFNLFQTYGMTETCSQVVTLSPEKAATKIGSVGLPLLHTDIKIDKLDGSGVGEILVKGPTVTKGYWGLPEVTSNAFVNGWFKTGDIGYLDQDEFLYIKDRRSDLIISGGENIYPAEIESVLLAHPNVEQVAVIGVQSTEWGQSPSACIVLSDHVLDIRSVELDLIHLCHEKLASYKHPVHFHFMESLPMTSSMKIKRHELKALLESEQS; encoded by the coding sequence ATGATTCCAAACTTGTTGAAAACTAGAGCGAGACTCTCTGGAGAAAAAGTAATGATGCATTTACCAAGGGGAGATTCTTTAAGCTTTAAAGAAGTAGATAAAAAAACGGAACAAGTAGCAAAAGTGTTAAATGGAGCAGGAATAAAGGAAGGGGACCGTGTTTCTGTTCACCTTTCTAATAAACCTGAGACAGTAATAATATTATTAGCCTTACAAGCAGTAAAAGCAATTGCTCATTGTGTAAACACTCGGCTATCACCAGAAGAAATTATTTATCAAGTAAAGGACTGCTCTGCTGCTCTATTTATTAGTGATTCCCTAGAATTAATGAACGAAGTACGATCTATAACAAAGACGTTAGAGGTAGGACATATTTTTAACAGTGAGAATCATATCTTCATGTCAGATAATGATCAAAGATCTTTCGAATGGGATGATACGTGTAGCATTATGTATACATCAGGTACTACTGGTAAACCAAAAGGAGTTATCCAAAGCTACGGAAATCACTACCACTCAGCTACTGCGTCTTCTATCCATCTATCTATAATTAATCAAGATTGTTGGTATTGTGCTGTCCCAATATTTCATGTGAGTGGGTTTTCCATAATAGTTAGAAGTCTTGTTACTGGTTGTTCCTTTTATTTAGCTGAGACGTATAATCAAGAAGAATTGTGTACATTGATTCAACAAGAACAGGTAACCATTGCTTCAGTAGTAACAGTTATGCTGTTACGTTTTCATGAACAATGGAACCTTACGACTATCCCAACTACGTTTAAGGGCTTCTTAGTTGGTGGAGGACCTGTTCCTAAGTGGTTGTTACAGGAGTTAACGGAAAAAGGCTTTAATCTTTTTCAGACTTACGGGATGACAGAGACTTGTTCGCAAGTGGTGACACTTTCTCCAGAAAAAGCAGCGACGAAAATAGGCTCTGTAGGTCTTCCGTTACTTCATACTGATATTAAAATTGATAAGTTAGATGGAAGTGGAGTAGGGGAAATTCTTGTCAAAGGCCCAACTGTTACAAAAGGATACTGGGGATTACCAGAAGTCACTTCCAATGCCTTCGTGAATGGGTGGTTTAAAACAGGAGATATAGGTTATTTAGATCAGGATGAATTTTTATATATAAAAGATAGACGATCAGATCTAATTATATCTGGGGGAGAAAACATATATCCTGCTGAAATTGAATCTGTTTTGTTAGCACATCCAAATGTTGAGCAAGTGGCAGTGATTGGTGTACAAAGTACAGAGTGGGGACAGTCACCATCTGCATGTATTGTATTAAGCGATCACGTTCTAGATATAAGGTCTGTCGAGTTAGATTTGATACATCTGTGTCATGAGAAATTGGCGAGCTATAAACACCCAGTGCACTTTCACTTCATGGAAAGCTTACCGATGACGAGTTCCATGAAGATAAAAAGACATGAACTAAAAGCACTTTTGGAGAGTGAACAGAGTTGA
- the menB gene encoding 1,4-dihydroxy-2-naphthoyl-CoA synthase, with protein sequence MTYTWETLREYEDIKYEFYNGIAKITINRPEVRNAFRPKTVMELIDAFSRARDDSNVGVIVLTGEGEKAFCSGGDQKVRGHGGYVGEDEIPRLNVLDLQRLIRVIPKPVVAMVAGFAIGGGHVLHVVCDLTIAADNAIFGQTGPKVGSFDAGYGSGYLARIIGHKKAREIWFLCRQYNAQEALDMGLVNTVVPLEQLEEETVKWCEEMLEKSPTALRFLKAAFNADTDGLAGIQQMAGDATLLYYTTDEAKEGRDAFKEKRKPDFGQFPRFP encoded by the coding sequence ATGACGTATACTTGGGAAACATTACGTGAGTACGAAGATATTAAATATGAATTCTATAATGGTATTGCAAAAATTACTATTAATAGACCAGAAGTACGTAATGCATTTAGACCAAAGACAGTAATGGAGCTTATTGATGCGTTTTCTCGTGCAAGAGATGACTCTAACGTTGGGGTAATCGTTCTTACTGGGGAAGGCGAAAAAGCGTTCTGTTCTGGTGGAGATCAAAAAGTACGTGGACATGGTGGATACGTTGGAGAGGATGAAATTCCTCGTCTAAATGTATTGGATTTACAACGATTGATTCGTGTAATTCCTAAACCAGTTGTCGCAATGGTAGCAGGCTTTGCTATCGGTGGCGGTCACGTTCTTCATGTTGTTTGCGATTTAACTATCGCTGCTGATAACGCCATTTTTGGACAAACTGGTCCTAAAGTAGGGAGCTTTGATGCAGGGTATGGATCTGGCTACTTAGCACGTATTATTGGTCATAAGAAAGCAAGAGAAATTTGGTTCTTATGTCGCCAGTACAATGCACAAGAAGCACTAGATATGGGGCTAGTAAATACTGTTGTACCACTTGAACAGCTAGAAGAAGAAACAGTTAAATGGTGTGAGGAGATGTTAGAAAAATCTCCAACTGCTCTTCGTTTCTTAAAAGCAGCTTTCAATGCAGATACAGATGGTTTAGCAGGTATCCAGCAAATGGCTGGAGACGCAACACTTCTTTACTACACAACGGATGAAGCAAAAGAAGGTCGCGACGCATTTAAAGAGAAACGTAAACCAGACTTCGGTCAATTCCCTCGTTTCCCTTAA
- the menH gene encoding 2-succinyl-6-hydroxy-2,4-cyclohexadiene-1-carboxylate synthase → MLKYEVFGDENAEPLVVCHGFTGSSSSFEELVFPNVTTYAINWPGHDGKHYTLFPTWEEHIELLHSFISTVISQEVTLLGYSMGGRLAIGYAMKYPHMVKKLVLESTSPGLLEGRNNRKEADEQLATKIEENGLEWFLSFWEDIPLFSSIEEVHRVKLRAERSKHTVDGLSHSLRAVGTGVQPSYWARLKDFHRPVFIIVGEKDSKFLAIGEKMNTFFPQSNLIKVSSAGHIPHVEEFEKFGTIVKKLMKEDF, encoded by the coding sequence ATGTTGAAGTACGAAGTGTTTGGAGACGAAAATGCCGAACCATTAGTGGTTTGTCATGGGTTTACAGGAAGTTCTAGTAGCTTTGAAGAATTAGTTTTTCCAAACGTAACAACGTACGCAATTAATTGGCCTGGACATGATGGTAAGCACTATACATTATTTCCTACTTGGGAAGAACACATAGAGTTACTGCATTCTTTTATTTCAACTGTTATTAGTCAGGAAGTAACTTTACTTGGCTACTCAATGGGAGGGAGACTTGCAATTGGCTATGCAATGAAGTACCCACACATGGTTAAAAAGTTGGTGCTTGAGAGTACTTCTCCAGGACTTTTAGAAGGTAGGAATAATCGTAAGGAAGCGGATGAACAATTAGCTACGAAAATAGAAGAGAACGGTTTAGAATGGTTTCTATCATTTTGGGAAGACATACCTTTATTCTCATCCATAGAAGAGGTACATAGAGTGAAACTCCGTGCTGAACGGTCAAAACATACCGTAGATGGACTATCTCACAGTTTAAGAGCGGTGGGAACTGGAGTTCAGCCTTCTTACTGGGCCCGACTAAAAGATTTTCATCGCCCAGTTTTTATTATCGTTGGAGAGAAAGATAGTAAGTTTTTGGCGATTGGAGAAAAGATGAATACTTTTTTTCCACAAAGTAACTTAATAAAAGTTTCTTCCGCAGGTCATATTCCGCATGTGGAGGAATTCGAAAAATTTGGTACAATAGTAAAGAAGCTTATGAAGGAGGATTTTTAA